The proteins below are encoded in one region of Fibrella aestuarina BUZ 2:
- a CDS encoding erythromycin esterase family protein, which produces MKNIHRLVCLLTFGWLVAHHTIAQDFQTYLSKHATAYQPGQPGSYSVFDSAFYQNDVFLLGEVHGYAAPQTIDLDLLKHLNQRVGLRYYLAEMDFAQATLVNDYLQTGDTTRLDSLFRGFRRQTIAGTSQWGNQEFYAKLLAIRAYNQTRPDNLRIRFLGVDWFQPRATIARSLLKHILQTKTKSITGLPLLDSLRLVVLADSFNLLKAQPFTKRIRADMAANKAIYQQLLGDQRLPFQFFFELLNCADDKLTRDEVALRMTQCMVDEMGLQREKLYGLWGYTHILQAGTGKQPTLSGLLTKSGRRVVTMATFFKDSDMLIHCKHLPFFLRTGKGPFCHTKSLNADGKVFKIDKFDDVETLSAANSLTLFRLDAPDSPYRQTLRLIKVGGLTGTKIAPYELAPTVTTDYFQYVFVVRDSPPVTVWGN; this is translated from the coding sequence ATGAAAAATATCCACCGTTTAGTGTGCCTGCTGACCTTCGGCTGGCTGGTTGCTCACCACACCATCGCCCAGGATTTTCAAACGTACCTGAGCAAGCACGCCACAGCCTACCAACCCGGCCAACCCGGCAGCTATAGTGTATTCGATTCGGCCTTCTACCAGAACGACGTCTTTCTGCTGGGTGAAGTGCACGGATACGCGGCTCCCCAAACGATCGACCTCGACCTGCTGAAGCACCTGAATCAGCGCGTCGGTCTTCGGTATTACCTAGCCGAAATGGATTTCGCTCAGGCTACGCTGGTCAACGACTACTTGCAGACGGGCGATACCACGCGGCTCGATTCGCTGTTTCGGGGTTTCCGGCGGCAAACCATTGCCGGTACGTCGCAATGGGGGAATCAGGAGTTTTACGCCAAGCTGTTGGCCATCCGGGCGTATAACCAAACCCGCCCCGACAACCTCCGGATCCGGTTTCTCGGCGTCGACTGGTTTCAGCCCCGGGCTACCATTGCCCGCTCGCTCCTGAAACACATCCTGCAAACAAAAACAAAGTCGATTACCGGGCTTCCGCTCCTCGACAGCCTGCGGTTGGTGGTGCTGGCCGACAGTTTCAACCTGCTGAAAGCGCAGCCCTTTACCAAACGAATCAGAGCCGACATGGCCGCCAACAAAGCGATATACCAGCAACTATTGGGCGATCAACGGCTGCCGTTTCAGTTCTTCTTTGAGCTGTTGAACTGCGCCGACGACAAGCTGACCCGCGACGAGGTAGCCCTGCGCATGACGCAATGTATGGTCGATGAAATGGGGCTTCAACGCGAAAAACTGTATGGCCTTTGGGGCTACACCCACATCCTGCAGGCTGGCACGGGTAAGCAGCCAACGTTGTCGGGCCTGCTGACCAAATCGGGGCGGCGGGTAGTTACGATGGCTACGTTTTTCAAAGACAGCGATATGCTCATTCACTGCAAGCACCTGCCGTTTTTCCTGCGTACGGGGAAGGGGCCGTTCTGCCATACCAAAAGCCTGAACGCGGACGGGAAGGTGTTTAAAATCGACAAATTCGATGATGTCGAGACACTTAGTGCGGCTAATTCGCTAACGCTGTTCCGGCTCGATGCCCCCGATTCGCCCTATCGGCAAACGCTTCGGTTAATTAAAGTGGGTGGGCTGACGGGCACCAAAATCGCCCCCTACGAATTGGCCCCAACCGTAACGACCGACTATTTCCAGTACGTTTTTGTAGTCAGGGACTCACCGCCCGTTACTGTCTGGGGAAACTAG
- a CDS encoding M60 family metallopeptidase: MKNLLRISLALSIGSGLYSCTQLGFMDHRVIPGVGLAVADQVQRFKLTPSASAVADRLQFRGTHNDMQATGYYVAPNSSVTLTVKAISGPNSARLAIGTPFRDNVRPVRQYVNLTEGTQTFTVDKYGGLVYVIYTANDYLTTGSVELTFGNGFLPVPYYRKGKNTHQQWLNALDTLKSMVPDVMFESENAIMVANMDEALKYRGENQDLIINRLDSIIDFENRISGLSGRVGVHAIPDNKHLITVRDSASGGYMAAGIAIYYTEALSYRMLQPLYLSNTNGWGLWHEVGHTYQQKAWTWSSLGETTVNVYSMAAERGFGLPKSRVTINNSWPKLDTYFKKPIADRDYNTGDNELKLIPFQQLYLAFGDNLFSKLSTKTRDTRPAITSDADKMRYFMLSVSEITQKDLSDFFRKWGFKVDESVYQAIAAMKLPAPAVDITTLRDPK; the protein is encoded by the coding sequence ATGAAAAATTTGCTTAGGATTTCATTGGCCTTGTCGATTGGTTCCGGGCTGTATTCCTGTACGCAGCTAGGTTTTATGGACCACAGAGTGATTCCAGGGGTTGGTCTGGCTGTAGCCGATCAGGTTCAGCGTTTTAAGCTTACACCCTCGGCATCCGCAGTGGCAGATCGATTACAGTTTAGGGGCACGCACAACGACATGCAGGCTACCGGCTATTATGTAGCCCCGAATTCATCGGTTACACTAACTGTAAAAGCCATTTCCGGGCCTAATTCGGCGCGTCTGGCCATTGGAACCCCGTTTCGCGATAACGTACGGCCGGTCAGGCAATACGTTAATTTGACGGAAGGTACCCAGACTTTCACGGTCGATAAATACGGGGGGCTGGTGTATGTCATTTATACAGCCAACGACTACCTGACGACTGGTTCTGTCGAACTGACGTTTGGTAACGGTTTTTTACCTGTACCCTATTACCGGAAAGGGAAAAATACGCATCAGCAATGGCTCAATGCGCTTGATACGCTGAAGTCGATGGTCCCCGACGTTATGTTCGAATCCGAAAATGCCATCATGGTGGCCAACATGGACGAAGCATTAAAGTATCGGGGGGAAAATCAGGACCTGATTATCAATCGCCTGGATTCTATTATTGATTTTGAGAACAGAATCAGTGGATTGAGCGGACGGGTAGGTGTGCATGCCATTCCAGACAATAAACACTTAATCACGGTTCGGGATTCGGCATCTGGGGGGTACATGGCGGCAGGGATTGCCATTTATTACACCGAAGCACTATCGTACCGAATGCTGCAACCCCTGTACCTGTCAAATACCAACGGATGGGGGCTGTGGCATGAGGTTGGCCACACATACCAGCAAAAGGCATGGACTTGGTCAAGTTTGGGCGAAACCACGGTAAACGTGTATTCGATGGCTGCTGAGCGTGGATTTGGCCTGCCCAAGAGCCGGGTAACCATTAATAATAGCTGGCCGAAGCTGGATACTTACTTCAAGAAACCAATAGCCGACCGGGACTACAATACTGGTGACAATGAACTGAAGCTTATCCCGTTTCAGCAATTGTATCTGGCGTTCGGCGATAACCTGTTTAGTAAGCTCAGCACAAAAACCCGGGATACAAGACCTGCCATAACGAGCGACGCCGACAAGATGCGGTATTTTATGCTAAGTGTGAGCGAGATTACACAGAAAGACTTGTCTGATTTCTTCCGGAAATGGGGCTTTAAGGTAGATGAGTCGGTTTACCAGGCCATTGCCGCTATGAAACTGCCGGCTCCTGCTGTTGATATCACCACGCTGCGTGACCCAAAATGA
- a CDS encoding RagB/SusD family nutrient uptake outer membrane protein, which yields MKNYINLVLASAIGLLLSGCQEGLDRFPLDEITGENYWRTENDLKLYCNGFYPAYVVGFGSGFQDAILEPWGVNIARTAYGDVITDNAAPLTYSKVGTDEYISHISGGQKSGGWNFDNIRRLNIFLDNYRKAAVPTATANKYLGEVLFFKAWDYFEKVKLFGDVPWLNTELNIDSPELYAARTPRAAVMDSVITILNQAIAYLPAKGSEETNRINKDMAQFLKSRIGLHEGTYRKYHKELGLDGTPFLTYSVQASEALFGKYSLLQGSPNTVYNSLFATESYRGNTEIILWREYSAALNYGAAFSRYFAQNLRHQFGATRSLVDEYLCSDGLPIANSPLFKGKTSIQTEMENRDPRLTQTIANFGTYNLAARTIQGANNAPLPNLATLPGNKCPTGYRVAKWFYNNPADWDRTTLGQQAAPMFRFAEVLLNYAEAKYELGQATQTVIDQTINLLRKRVAMPVLTVGKEPTDPRLDAIYATYTGGVINPLLREIRRERRVEMAFENTRWDDLMRWKTGRFIDVPVEGIKFVQSQFPTLVVNKDVFLSEEGYVLPYAKTIPAGRKFNEAKAYLFPIPVQDLQVNPSLKQNPGW from the coding sequence ATGAAAAACTACATAAACCTAGTACTTGCCAGTGCAATAGGCCTCCTGCTTTCCGGTTGTCAGGAGGGTCTTGATCGCTTTCCGCTCGATGAGATCACGGGAGAAAACTACTGGAGGACAGAAAACGACCTGAAACTCTACTGCAACGGCTTTTACCCTGCTTATGTGGTGGGTTTTGGCTCTGGTTTCCAGGATGCTATACTTGAGCCGTGGGGCGTCAATATAGCGCGTACAGCCTACGGTGACGTAATCACGGACAATGCCGCTCCTCTTACCTATTCAAAGGTGGGAACCGATGAATACATCAGCCATATATCCGGCGGACAGAAGTCTGGGGGCTGGAACTTCGACAACATCCGAAGGCTAAATATCTTTCTGGACAATTACAGGAAGGCAGCCGTTCCAACAGCCACAGCCAACAAATACCTGGGCGAGGTTCTATTTTTTAAAGCGTGGGATTACTTCGAAAAAGTAAAGCTATTCGGCGACGTACCCTGGCTGAATACAGAACTGAACATCGACTCGCCCGAGTTGTATGCCGCCCGGACGCCCCGTGCCGCCGTGATGGACTCGGTCATCACGATCCTGAATCAGGCTATCGCTTATTTGCCCGCCAAGGGATCGGAGGAAACGAACCGGATCAATAAGGATATGGCCCAGTTCCTGAAATCGAGAATTGGGCTGCACGAAGGTACGTACCGGAAATACCACAAGGAATTGGGGCTCGACGGTACACCCTTCCTGACCTACTCAGTACAGGCGTCGGAAGCCCTTTTTGGTAAGTATAGTCTGTTACAGGGGTCACCCAACACGGTGTACAACAGCTTATTTGCTACCGAATCGTACCGGGGCAATACCGAAATCATTCTGTGGCGGGAGTACTCGGCGGCCCTGAATTACGGTGCCGCGTTTAGCCGATACTTTGCCCAGAATCTACGGCATCAGTTTGGGGCCACCCGCAGTCTGGTCGATGAGTATTTATGTTCCGATGGGTTGCCTATCGCCAATAGCCCGCTATTCAAGGGCAAGACATCCATCCAGACAGAGATGGAAAACCGCGACCCCCGCCTGACCCAAACCATTGCCAACTTTGGCACCTACAACCTGGCCGCCCGGACCATACAGGGAGCCAATAACGCACCGCTACCCAATCTGGCGACCTTACCGGGTAACAAATGCCCGACGGGCTATCGGGTCGCCAAGTGGTTCTACAACAACCCTGCCGACTGGGACCGCACTACCCTGGGGCAGCAGGCGGCGCCTATGTTCCGCTTCGCCGAAGTATTGCTCAACTACGCCGAAGCTAAGTATGAACTGGGACAGGCCACACAGACCGTTATCGACCAAACCATTAATCTGCTGCGCAAGCGCGTGGCCATGCCCGTGCTAACCGTCGGGAAAGAACCCACTGATCCACGGTTGGATGCCATTTACGCCACTTACACAGGTGGGGTCATTAATCCACTACTCCGGGAAATTCGCCGGGAACGGCGCGTGGAAATGGCGTTCGAAAACACCCGTTGGGACGATCTGATGCGCTGGAAAACCGGCCGGTTTATCGACGTACCTGTAGAGGGTATCAAGTTTGTTCAGTCGCAGTTTCCAACGCTGGTCGTTAACAAAGATGTCTTTCTAAGCGAAGAAGGGTACGTACTGCCGTATGCCAAAACCATACCTGCTGGCCGAAAATTCAACGAGGCGAAAGCCTATCTATTTCCGATTCCCGTGCAGGATCTACAGGTGAATCCGAGCCTGAAACAGAATCCCGGCTGGTAA
- a CDS encoding trans-sulfuration enzyme family protein — protein sequence MKPETVALLSTHYYDRNAGAVAPPIYLSTTFERDADGTFKHGYLYARNANPNRDALERSLTALEGGFASMAYASGQAATLNLFLALAPGDHVIIPTDAYYGTPTLLEELMHPWGLTYSRVDMTDLDQVRAAMHENTRVIWVETPSNPLLRIVDIQAIADIAHEGGAICVCDNTWASPVLQRPLLLGCDVVMHATTKYLGGHSDVLGGVLVFKEDGPLYQRVRRLQSVGGAVPSPFECWLVLRGIKTLTARVRMQTETAAKVADFLATHPAVEVVHYPGLPNHPGHEIAKKQMSGFGAMLSIQVRGGAEEAMRVAAKVQIFTRATSLGGVESLIEHRASVEGANSLTPPNLLRLSIGLEHADDLIFDLKRALE from the coding sequence ATGAAACCTGAAACCGTCGCGCTACTCTCAACGCATTATTACGACCGAAACGCCGGGGCCGTGGCGCCGCCGATTTACCTCTCGACTACCTTTGAACGCGACGCCGACGGGACGTTTAAACACGGCTATCTCTATGCCCGCAATGCCAACCCCAACCGCGACGCCCTCGAGCGCAGCCTGACGGCGCTGGAAGGCGGGTTTGCGTCGATGGCCTACGCCTCGGGGCAGGCGGCTACACTCAATCTGTTCCTGGCGCTGGCTCCCGGCGATCACGTCATTATCCCGACCGACGCCTATTACGGAACGCCCACCCTGCTGGAAGAACTGATGCACCCCTGGGGCCTGACCTACAGCCGCGTTGACATGACCGACCTCGATCAGGTACGTGCCGCCATGCATGAGAATACGCGAGTGATATGGGTGGAAACGCCATCGAATCCGCTGTTGCGGATAGTAGACATTCAGGCCATTGCCGACATCGCGCACGAGGGCGGGGCAATCTGCGTGTGTGACAACACCTGGGCATCGCCGGTCTTGCAGCGGCCTCTGTTGCTGGGCTGCGACGTAGTCATGCACGCCACGACCAAATACCTCGGCGGCCACTCCGATGTGCTGGGCGGGGTCTTGGTTTTCAAGGAAGATGGCCCGCTCTATCAACGGGTACGTCGGTTGCAGTCGGTAGGAGGGGCGGTGCCCTCACCGTTTGAGTGCTGGCTGGTACTGCGCGGCATCAAAACCCTGACCGCCCGGGTACGTATGCAAACCGAAACTGCGGCTAAAGTGGCTGATTTTCTGGCTACTCACCCCGCCGTGGAGGTGGTACATTACCCTGGCCTGCCGAACCACCCCGGCCACGAGATTGCCAAAAAGCAAATGAGCGGGTTTGGCGCGATGCTGTCGATTCAGGTACGTGGCGGGGCTGAGGAGGCCATGCGCGTGGCGGCCAAAGTGCAGATTTTCACCCGTGCCACGAGCCTCGGCGGCGTCGAAAGCCTGATCGAGCACCGGGCTAGTGTGGAAGGTGCCAACAGCCTGACGCCACCCAACCTGCTTCGCCTGTCGATCGGGCTGGAGCATGCCGACGATCTAATTTTCGACCTGAAGCGCGCGCTGGAATAG
- a CDS encoding DUF3500 domain-containing protein → MRHRLTLLFACLLLSFTSFSQSVTVITEATSRFLGTLSADERQRTQYAFTDSLRFKWTNLPVGLVPRPGIAYGSLSDNSRLAFHRVLSAMLSSQGYLKTTSLMQLDDILNTLYQQAFDSGKIDQRMLTMMQNMKWSHGNYFISIWGKPQPGEAWGLNFGGHHLALSLTSTGQAISMSPYFIGTDPSEVKSGKYAGLRVLSKEEDYGFLLINALTDAQKAVAILKQDVPKDIITSPQGSQRITSYYGIAASRFTADQQAILTLLIQEYTHNFEHQKAHQLYDKIMKSGLEKVYFAWVGSLENNKPHYYIINGPDFLIEYDNVGFQNDGNHIHAILREKGNDFGDDLLKRHYLETKH, encoded by the coding sequence ATGCGCCATCGTCTCACCCTCCTCTTTGCCTGTTTGTTGCTCTCGTTCACCAGCTTTTCCCAGTCAGTGACCGTCATTACCGAAGCGACCAGCCGCTTTCTGGGTACGTTATCGGCGGACGAACGGCAACGTACCCAGTATGCCTTTACCGATTCGCTCCGGTTCAAATGGACGAACCTGCCCGTTGGTCTGGTGCCCCGGCCGGGCATTGCCTACGGATCGCTGTCCGACAACAGCCGCCTCGCCTTTCATCGGGTTCTATCGGCGATGCTGAGTTCGCAGGGGTACCTGAAAACCACCAGCCTCATGCAACTCGACGACATCCTGAACACGCTCTACCAGCAGGCGTTCGACAGCGGTAAAATCGATCAGCGCATGCTGACCATGATGCAGAATATGAAATGGTCGCACGGCAACTATTTCATCTCGATCTGGGGCAAACCGCAACCGGGCGAGGCCTGGGGTCTGAATTTCGGTGGCCATCACCTGGCTCTCAGCCTGACGTCTACCGGTCAGGCCATCTCCATGTCGCCTTATTTTATCGGCACCGATCCGTCCGAAGTGAAGTCGGGGAAATACGCGGGGTTGCGGGTGCTGAGCAAGGAGGAAGACTACGGTTTCCTGCTGATCAACGCCCTCACCGACGCGCAGAAAGCGGTGGCTATTCTGAAGCAGGACGTACCCAAAGATATCATCACGTCGCCGCAGGGCAGTCAGCGCATCACCAGCTATTACGGCATCGCCGCGAGCCGGTTCACGGCCGATCAGCAGGCCATTCTGACCCTGTTGATTCAGGAATACACGCACAATTTCGAGCACCAGAAAGCCCATCAGCTGTACGACAAAATCATGAAATCAGGGCTCGAGAAGGTGTACTTTGCCTGGGTTGGCAGTCTCGAAAACAACAAACCACACTACTACATCATCAACGGACCCGACTTCCTGATTGAGTACGATAACGTTGGTTTTCAGAATGATGGCAACCACATCCACGCCATTCTCCGCGAAAAAGGGAACGACTTCGGCGACGACCTCCTGAAACGCCATTACCTCGAAACGAAGCACTAA
- a CDS encoding alpha-L-fucosidase, with protein MNSMALNPTLTRIVPPMSVVFLLLLLLTCLSGIAQPTDSIPLRHGAHRIGNRTDSDMAHWRDYGLGQFIHWGLYAIPGGFWHGQPVNGAAEWIRSSKKVDPKEYDALISQFNPVKYDPVAWALMAKNMGTKYVTFTTKHHDGFCLWPSKYSDFTIMQSPWKKDIIKPFVEAYNKQGIDVYLYFSIMDWHNPDWRYELKTKSDSVAFDRFKEFTKNQLTELLTLYPTTKGLWFDGTWDKSWKASGAFSDELEQYLKKLRPGLVIGSRLRADEKGNRHLDANGRLMGDYHQVWERKIPETIAEVKGYDWECVMTVPENQWGYNARWSGHVKSSSEIIEMLANCVSKGGNFVLNFGPKGDGSFREEEIRLAKEIGNWMAVNGEAIYAAGQSDFRKEDWGYYTKSKTSGKTYMVVFNTPVTNMLKVNIPKNQKIASQKLLGSKQVLPLEHIEGRMHYIRLPGGVRQQPAVIELQLISDDQKKELDVPKT; from the coding sequence ATGAACTCAATGGCTTTGAACCCAACATTGACCCGTATCGTGCCACCAATGAGCGTGGTTTTTCTCCTGCTACTGCTGTTAACCTGTCTGAGTGGAATAGCGCAACCGACGGATTCGATCCCACTCAGGCATGGAGCCCACCGGATCGGTAACCGAACCGATTCCGACATGGCCCACTGGCGTGATTATGGCCTTGGCCAGTTTATTCACTGGGGCCTTTACGCCATTCCGGGTGGATTCTGGCACGGCCAGCCTGTAAACGGCGCAGCAGAGTGGATTCGGTCGTCGAAGAAAGTCGACCCGAAAGAGTACGATGCGCTCATTAGCCAATTTAATCCCGTAAAGTATGATCCGGTTGCCTGGGCGTTGATGGCGAAAAATATGGGCACCAAATATGTAACGTTCACGACCAAGCACCACGATGGATTTTGCCTGTGGCCGAGCAAATACAGTGATTTTACAATCATGCAGTCGCCTTGGAAAAAAGACATCATCAAGCCCTTTGTGGAGGCCTACAATAAGCAGGGAATAGACGTTTATCTCTACTTCTCCATCATGGACTGGCACAACCCTGACTGGCGCTACGAACTAAAAACGAAGAGCGATAGTGTAGCTTTCGATCGGTTTAAGGAGTTCACCAAAAACCAGCTCACAGAATTGCTAACGCTGTATCCGACGACTAAAGGGCTATGGTTTGACGGAACCTGGGACAAATCCTGGAAAGCCAGCGGCGCTTTCTCGGATGAGCTGGAACAGTACCTGAAAAAACTACGTCCCGGCTTGGTCATTGGCAGCCGATTGCGGGCCGACGAAAAAGGGAACCGCCATCTCGACGCGAATGGTCGGCTAATGGGAGACTACCATCAGGTTTGGGAACGGAAAATCCCGGAAACCATTGCGGAGGTCAAAGGGTACGACTGGGAGTGTGTAATGACCGTGCCTGAAAACCAGTGGGGTTACAATGCTCGGTGGAGCGGGCATGTAAAGAGTTCGTCGGAAATTATTGAGATGCTGGCTAACTGCGTTTCGAAAGGCGGCAATTTTGTTCTCAACTTTGGCCCCAAAGGTGACGGTTCGTTTAGGGAGGAAGAAATTCGTCTGGCCAAGGAAATCGGTAACTGGATGGCCGTTAACGGAGAGGCCATCTATGCGGCCGGGCAAAGCGATTTCAGGAAAGAAGATTGGGGGTACTATACCAAGAGTAAGACCTCAGGAAAAACGTACATGGTTGTCTTCAACACGCCGGTTACCAACATGTTGAAGGTCAACATACCAAAAAACCAGAAAATTGCCAGTCAGAAATTGTTGGGAAGCAAGCAGGTTCTGCCACTCGAACACATTGAAGGGCGTATGCACTACATTCGTCTCCCAGGCGGTGTTCGTCAACAACCTGCCGTTATTGAGTTGCAGTTGATCAGTGACGACCAGAAAAAGGAGTTGGATGTTCCTAAGACGTAG
- a CDS encoding methyltransferase, whose translation MRYPTQPDPAPITRHLRAMFGSRLLLAAVHHLPVFDVLSGGPLSLSELSTRLGLAERPAMVLFPALCAMDLLRYDQQSRLAITELGRYVTQSQTPNLRGYTGLEKDDPGVVEMAQLLRHDGPLDAPQGISFVKEGDGPSPMDDTELARKFTLGLAGRAQLLSPIVAANLPKHDGHLLDVAGGTGFYTYEWLLANPNATATLFDRPAVLAVAAELLEQFTSSGRPGADAVKERVTFQPGDMLTDDLPQTDLLLAASLFHDWPTPTCEQLAQRFAAALRPGGEIWVHDSFLDDTLDGPLAATDYSAQLFWATKGRCYSRAEYQSWFKQAGLTPLPAAIPTQLDYGLIGARKG comes from the coding sequence ATGCGTTACCCTACTCAACCCGACCCCGCCCCGATTACCCGTCACTTACGCGCCATGTTTGGCTCACGACTGTTGTTGGCCGCCGTTCACCACCTACCTGTTTTTGACGTACTCAGCGGCGGGCCGTTGTCGCTGTCCGAACTAAGTACGCGACTGGGGCTGGCCGAACGCCCGGCGATGGTGCTCTTCCCGGCCCTGTGCGCCATGGATCTGCTCCGCTATGACCAACAGAGCCGCCTGGCCATCACAGAACTGGGCCGTTACGTTACTCAAAGCCAGACGCCAAACCTAAGGGGCTACACAGGCCTCGAAAAAGACGATCCGGGTGTGGTAGAGATGGCACAGTTACTCCGGCACGATGGTCCGCTGGACGCGCCACAGGGCATTTCGTTCGTGAAAGAAGGGGATGGCCCATCGCCGATGGACGATACCGAACTGGCCCGCAAATTCACGCTGGGGCTGGCGGGTCGGGCGCAATTACTCTCGCCTATTGTAGCGGCCAACCTCCCGAAACACGACGGGCATCTGCTCGACGTGGCTGGTGGCACGGGTTTCTATACCTACGAATGGCTCCTGGCCAACCCGAATGCAACGGCTACCTTGTTCGACCGGCCGGCGGTGCTGGCCGTAGCCGCTGAATTGCTCGAGCAGTTTACCAGTAGCGGACGGCCGGGGGCCGATGCGGTGAAGGAGCGGGTGACCTTCCAGCCCGGCGATATGCTGACCGACGACTTGCCACAGACGGACCTGCTGCTGGCCGCCAGCCTTTTCCACGACTGGCCAACCCCGACTTGTGAGCAACTGGCGCAACGGTTTGCCGCAGCCCTGCGCCCCGGTGGCGAAATCTGGGTGCACGATAGTTTTCTGGACGACACGCTGGACGGCCCATTGGCCGCTACTGATTACTCAGCGCAGCTTTTCTGGGCAACCAAAGGCCGCTGCTACAGCCGGGCCGAGTACCAAAGCTGGTTCAAACAGGCCGGTCTGACGCCACTCCCCGCCGCCATCCCCACCCAGCTGGACTATGGGCTGATTGGCGCCCGAAAGGGCTAG